A section of the Methanoregula formicica SMSP genome encodes:
- a CDS encoding phosphoadenosine phosphosulfate reductase domain-containing protein translates to MRPSYLGRILLRWCDTCHTPVMAKQCACGAATREVPVTPPGDARPAFPEDVVLINRIYTDHFGAPLIPEGHLALLNKVPDQDRMEEVIAGGGVAGIIRYFPDKRTWEPVPRPEACNLFTPKKRVVVVSDDAVPFIRDQGMSVLRPGMVSIDDSVRAGDEVFIMACNGTCIGVGRAKVDAATARAMEKGSIVRTRRNIASQIVPGRAGWDDAVRANARVLADAEAEAVAFVKSVTERNPGLVANVSYSGGKDSLATLLVVTKAIGKIPMLFADTGLEFPETYENVREVSEKYGLEVIRTDGNNTFWETFTKQGPPAVNARWCCRVCKLTPVLDLVRERWGECLSFIGQRRYESATRAQSDRVWRNRNVKVQLSAAPIHNWTAMHVWLYIWREEAPYNALYGHRLDRIGCFMCPSSDMALLHMIAGDYPDLWRGWTEKLSEWQQAQGLPAAWVADGRWRIKEGRAEDNDADSHY, encoded by the coding sequence ATGCGTCCATCCTATCTTGGCAGGATCCTGCTCCGCTGGTGCGATACCTGCCACACGCCGGTCATGGCAAAACAGTGCGCCTGCGGTGCCGCAACCCGCGAGGTTCCGGTCACCCCGCCGGGCGATGCTCGGCCGGCGTTTCCGGAAGATGTTGTGCTTATCAACAGGATCTATACCGATCATTTCGGCGCCCCGCTCATTCCCGAAGGACACCTCGCGCTCTTAAACAAGGTTCCCGATCAGGACCGTATGGAAGAGGTGATCGCTGGCGGCGGTGTTGCGGGTATCATCCGGTACTTCCCGGATAAACGTACATGGGAGCCGGTGCCCCGGCCCGAGGCCTGCAATCTCTTCACACCAAAAAAACGCGTTGTCGTAGTGAGCGACGATGCCGTGCCGTTCATCCGCGACCAGGGCATGAGCGTGCTCCGGCCGGGGATGGTCTCGATCGATGACTCAGTCCGGGCCGGGGATGAGGTCTTCATCATGGCCTGCAATGGTACCTGTATCGGGGTCGGGCGGGCAAAAGTGGACGCGGCAACGGCCCGGGCCATGGAGAAAGGCTCCATTGTCCGGACACGGCGGAACATCGCGTCGCAGATCGTGCCCGGCAGGGCCGGCTGGGACGATGCGGTGCGGGCCAATGCCCGGGTGCTTGCGGATGCAGAGGCAGAAGCAGTCGCATTTGTGAAGTCCGTGACGGAGAGGAACCCCGGCCTCGTGGCGAACGTCTCCTACTCCGGGGGGAAAGACAGCCTCGCGACCCTGCTCGTGGTGACAAAGGCGATCGGCAAGATCCCGATGCTCTTTGCCGACACGGGCCTCGAGTTCCCGGAAACCTACGAGAATGTCCGCGAAGTGTCAGAGAAGTACGGCCTTGAAGTGATACGGACTGATGGCAACAACACATTCTGGGAGACCTTTACGAAACAGGGCCCTCCGGCGGTCAATGCCCGCTGGTGCTGCAGGGTCTGCAAGCTGACACCCGTGCTGGACCTTGTCCGGGAGAGGTGGGGCGAATGCCTCTCGTTCATCGGCCAGCGGCGGTACGAGTCTGCGACACGGGCGCAGAGCGACCGGGTCTGGCGGAACCGGAACGTAAAAGTCCAGCTCTCGGCAGCCCCGATCCACAACTGGACCGCAATGCATGTCTGGCTCTACATCTGGCGTGAGGAGGCGCCGTACAATGCCCTGTACGGACACCGGCTGGACCGGATCGGTTGCTTCATGTGTCCGTCAAGCGATATGGCATTACTGCATATGATCGCCGGGGATTACCCGGATCTCTGGAGGGGCTGGACGGAAAAGCTCAGCGAATGGCAGCAGGCACAGGGCCTTCCGGCAGCATGGGTTGCGGACGGGCGATGGAGAATAAAAGAAGGCAGGGCGGAGGACAATGACGCAGATAGCCATTATTGA